Proteins from one Salinispora arenicola genomic window:
- a CDS encoding glycoside hydrolase family 15 protein: MAEISDYAFLGDCQGAALVSSDGSVDWWCPPRFDAPSVFARLLGSAGGHWTIRPRGEYTTSRRYLDGTMVVQTEFHTQDGVLRLTDALSLGVGERGHGIGLASPHVLLRRVEAVVGTAQVTVEVAARPEYGLVSPTVAGATTGIEISGGADRLTLTGDRDLTIDGSLVTGEFTLAEGDSAVFALHHRRAADPPTVPLDGRAALRDTIAAWQSWDCIHQGYQGPYREQVRRSALVLQALTYQPTGAVIAAATTSLPEEVGGEANWDYRFGWLRDGAFTLKALWVAACPDEAHRFFDWMAESVGSVDAEDHVPIMFGAAGERDLTEHTLEHLEGYRDSRPVRIGNDAWRQKQLDVIGEVLECAWVLREQLTDLSPAAAGLLRSLADRAVDTWQEPDAGIWEGREGQRHYLTSKVMCWLALDRAVKLAQLLDAEAKVPQWSEAMTQVRAAILTEGWSTSSKAFTGAFGSDHLDAGVLVMPILGFLPADDERVLATVDAIERDLVQAGLVQRWTRAGDEGAFIICSYWLVQALALAGRIDQARQVFDTVTARANDLGLLAEEIDRREGSLIGNFPQALSHIGLINAAWTIGQVEAAATRS, translated from the coding sequence GTGGCGGAGATCAGTGACTATGCGTTTCTCGGCGACTGCCAGGGCGCGGCGTTGGTGTCGTCGGACGGGTCCGTGGACTGGTGGTGCCCGCCGCGGTTCGACGCGCCGAGTGTCTTCGCGCGTCTGCTCGGATCCGCGGGCGGCCACTGGACGATTCGCCCGCGCGGGGAGTACACGACGTCACGCCGCTATCTCGACGGGACCATGGTCGTGCAGACCGAGTTCCACACCCAGGACGGGGTGCTGCGGCTGACGGATGCCCTCAGCCTTGGAGTCGGGGAGCGCGGTCACGGGATCGGCCTCGCCTCCCCGCACGTCCTCCTGCGCCGGGTCGAAGCCGTCGTCGGCACGGCGCAGGTGACGGTCGAGGTCGCGGCCCGGCCGGAGTACGGCCTGGTCAGCCCCACCGTTGCCGGCGCCACGACGGGGATCGAGATCTCCGGAGGCGCCGACCGACTGACCCTCACCGGCGACCGTGATCTGACCATCGACGGTTCACTGGTGACCGGAGAATTCACCCTGGCCGAGGGTGACAGCGCGGTGTTCGCGCTGCACCACCGACGGGCTGCCGATCCACCGACGGTTCCTCTCGACGGGCGTGCGGCGCTGCGGGACACCATCGCCGCCTGGCAGTCATGGGACTGCATCCACCAGGGATACCAGGGACCCTACCGGGAGCAGGTCCGCCGCAGCGCCCTCGTCCTCCAGGCGTTGACCTACCAGCCGACCGGAGCCGTGATCGCCGCTGCCACCACATCCCTGCCCGAGGAGGTCGGCGGCGAGGCGAACTGGGACTATCGATTCGGCTGGCTCCGCGACGGCGCCTTCACCCTGAAGGCACTCTGGGTCGCCGCATGCCCGGACGAAGCGCACCGGTTCTTCGACTGGATGGCCGAGTCGGTGGGCTCGGTGGACGCGGAGGACCATGTCCCGATCATGTTCGGTGCGGCTGGTGAGCGTGACCTCACCGAGCACACCCTCGAGCACCTTGAGGGATACCGCGACAGCCGCCCGGTACGGATCGGCAACGATGCCTGGCGGCAGAAGCAACTCGACGTCATCGGCGAGGTGCTCGAGTGCGCCTGGGTCCTGCGGGAGCAACTCACCGACCTGTCGCCCGCCGCCGCCGGCCTGCTGCGGTCCCTGGCCGACCGGGCTGTGGACACCTGGCAGGAGCCGGACGCCGGTATCTGGGAAGGCCGCGAGGGCCAACGGCACTACCTGACCTCGAAGGTGATGTGCTGGCTGGCCCTCGACCGGGCCGTCAAACTGGCACAGCTCCTGGACGCCGAGGCGAAGGTCCCGCAGTGGTCGGAGGCGATGACCCAGGTCCGCGCGGCGATCCTCACCGAGGGGTGGAGTACCTCGAGCAAGGCGTTCACCGGCGCGTTCGGCTCCGACCACCTGGACGCGGGGGTCCTGGTCATGCCCATCCTCGGGTTCCTCCCCGCCGACGACGAGCGAGTACTTGCCACAGTGGATGCCATCGAACGAGACCTGGTCCAGGCCGGCCTCGTGCAACGCTGGACCAGGGCAGGTGACGAGGGCGCCTTCATCATCTGCTCGTACTGGTTGGTCCAGGCCCTCGCCCTGGCCGGGCGCATCGATCAGGCTCGGCAGGTCTTCGACACCGTCACCGCACGGGCGAACGACCTCGGCCTGCTCGCCGAGGAAATCGACCGACGCGAGGGCAGCCTAATCGGAAACTTCCCCCAGGCGTTGTCCCACATCGGCCTGATCAACGCCGCGTGGACCATCGGCCAGGTCGAGGCCGCAGCAACCAGATCGTAG
- a CDS encoding SMP-30/gluconolactonase/LRE family protein, protein MPDTVPAEFRLLEERFRDLDGDFVLEVLHGDARKSEGPAYFSAGRYLVWSDIPNDRLLRWDETTGTVGVFRQPSGYANGNTIDRQGRLVTCEQGNRRVTRTEHDGTVTVLADRYTGKQLNSPNDVVVRADGTIWFTDPIYGINSDYEGNKAEPEFGGRCYVFRLDPGTGDLRVVADDFFRPNGLAFSPDEQRLFVADTRQEPSHIRVFDVAADGVLDGGKIFAECDYGRFDGLRIDDAGRVWAAAWDGVHCFDPDGTLIGKLLLPEPAANLTFGGPKRNQLFVTAGRSVYALRVTFNGARYPGVGSA, encoded by the coding sequence ATGCCTGACACTGTTCCTGCCGAGTTTCGACTGCTGGAAGAGCGCTTCCGGGATCTCGATGGCGACTTCGTCCTGGAGGTCCTGCACGGCGATGCGCGGAAGTCTGAAGGCCCGGCCTACTTCTCGGCGGGGCGCTACCTGGTGTGGAGCGACATTCCGAACGATCGGCTGCTGCGCTGGGACGAGACCACCGGCACGGTCGGGGTGTTCCGCCAGCCCTCCGGCTACGCCAACGGCAACACGATCGACCGGCAGGGCCGACTGGTCACCTGTGAGCAGGGGAACCGGCGGGTGACGCGCACCGAGCACGACGGAACGGTCACCGTGCTGGCGGACCGCTATACCGGTAAGCAGCTCAACAGCCCCAATGACGTCGTGGTCCGGGCCGACGGCACGATCTGGTTCACCGACCCGATCTACGGCATCAACAGCGACTACGAGGGAAACAAGGCCGAGCCCGAGTTCGGCGGCCGCTGCTACGTGTTCCGACTCGACCCTGGCACCGGGGACCTGCGGGTGGTCGCGGACGACTTCTTCCGTCCCAACGGTCTGGCCTTCTCCCCAGACGAACAGCGGTTGTTCGTTGCTGACACCCGACAGGAACCCAGCCACATCCGGGTCTTCGACGTTGCCGCCGACGGGGTCCTCGACGGCGGCAAGATCTTCGCCGAGTGCGACTACGGGCGCTTCGACGGGCTGCGCATCGACGACGCGGGTCGCGTCTGGGCCGCGGCATGGGACGGTGTGCACTGCTTCGATCCCGACGGCACCCTCATCGGGAAGTTGCTCCTGCCCGAACCAGCCGCCAACCTCACCTTCGGCGGACCGAAACGCAACCAGCTGTTCGTCACCGCCGGCCGGTCCGTGTACGCGCTGCGGGTCACCTTCAACGGCGCCCGCTATCCCGGAGTGGGGAGCGCCTGA
- a CDS encoding glucose 1-dehydrogenase, producing MTGRLAGRTAMITGSDSGIGQATAIEFGREGADVVVHYLHDHAGANHTRAEIERAGRRAVVVQGDISVEHQVEAMFDEAVAQFGQLDILMNDAGVDASGIPVADLDTETWDRAIRTNLYGMFFCCRRFIRHRREQGGHGKIINITSIHQEVARAGGADYDASKGGMLELAKSIALEVAPMHMNVNNIGPGMVLTPFNQQAIDDPKYLEEQVQSIPWKRAAQPEEIAKLAVFLASDDADYVTGSTYFMDGGLMQNQGQGA from the coding sequence ATGACCGGACGACTGGCGGGCAGGACCGCCATGATCACTGGCTCGGACTCGGGTATCGGGCAGGCCACCGCGATCGAGTTCGGCCGTGAGGGCGCCGACGTGGTGGTGCACTACCTGCATGACCACGCGGGGGCGAACCACACCAGGGCCGAGATCGAAAGGGCCGGTCGGCGGGCCGTGGTAGTACAGGGCGACATCAGCGTCGAACACCAGGTCGAGGCGATGTTCGACGAGGCCGTGGCGCAGTTCGGACAGCTGGACATCCTGATGAACGACGCCGGGGTGGACGCCTCCGGTATCCCCGTCGCCGACCTGGACACCGAGACCTGGGACCGAGCGATCCGCACCAACCTGTACGGGATGTTCTTCTGCTGCCGGCGGTTCATCCGACACCGCCGCGAACAGGGCGGACACGGAAAAATCATCAACATCACCTCCATCCACCAGGAGGTGGCCCGGGCCGGCGGTGCCGACTACGACGCCAGCAAGGGCGGCATGCTGGAGCTCGCCAAGAGCATCGCCCTGGAGGTGGCCCCGATGCACATGAACGTCAACAACATCGGGCCCGGCATGGTGCTCACCCCGTTCAATCAACAGGCGATCGACGACCCGAAGTATCTGGAGGAGCAGGTGCAGTCGATTCCGTGGAAACGGGCCGCGCAGCCGGAGGAAATCGCCAAGCTCGCCGTCTTCCTGGCCAGCGACGACGCGGACTACGTCACCGGATCGACCTATTTCATGGATGGTGGCCTCATGCAGAACCAGGGGCAGGGGGCGTAG
- a CDS encoding Lrp/AsnC family transcriptional regulator, which translates to MLDEIDRVLVTRLQGDATQSYATLGEAVGLSAGSAHERVRKLRERGVIRRTTIDVDPASVSRGVLAFVMLGADAWMGDAATRDALTAIPEIQEAHIIAGTASALVKVRTATTEDLQALLRRLFAIDGVTSTQTIVVLESFFERPIDVDPGR; encoded by the coding sequence ATGCTTGACGAGATAGACCGTGTCCTGGTGACACGCCTGCAGGGCGACGCGACCCAGTCCTACGCGACCCTCGGCGAGGCCGTCGGCCTGTCCGCGGGCTCGGCACACGAACGCGTACGCAAGCTGCGCGAGCGGGGCGTGATCCGGCGTACCACCATTGACGTCGATCCGGCCTCCGTGAGCCGGGGGGTGCTCGCCTTCGTGATGCTCGGCGCCGATGCGTGGATGGGCGACGCGGCCACCCGTGACGCACTCACAGCCATTCCCGAGATCCAGGAGGCACACATCATCGCCGGCACGGCGAGCGCGCTGGTGAAGGTCCGCACCGCCACGACCGAAGACCTGCAGGCCCTCCTGAGACGCCTCTTCGCCATCGACGGAGTCACCAGCACCCAGACCATCGTCGTCCTGGAGTCGTTCTTCGAGCGGCCGATTGACGTCGACCCGGGTCGCTGA
- a CDS encoding SDR family oxidoreductase — translation MILVTGATGNVGRRVLARLTAAGHSVRAVVRDPSRAKLPAGVAAVAADLADPETVRPHLDGVQAVFLIWPFVDTAATVQLAPRVAHVLASAGSPRVVYVSAAYADTDPDSFWAVVERAIADSGLPWTVLRPTGIATNTLGWAGAIRTEGVVRWPYGTAARSLIHQDDIAAVAVEALTSDRHDRRTYVLTGPETVTQAEQVRIIGTAVGRDVRWQDVPAEAFRPMLVEAFGNPAFADAALASWATMVEKPERVTDDVATVLGRPARTFAQWAADHAADFA, via the coding sequence ATGATCCTGGTGACTGGTGCGACGGGGAACGTCGGACGGCGCGTGCTGGCCCGACTCACCGCCGCGGGCCACAGCGTCCGTGCCGTCGTTCGCGACCCGAGCCGCGCGAAGCTCCCGGCGGGGGTGGCGGCGGTGGCCGCCGACCTCGCTGATCCGGAAACGGTGCGCCCACACCTGGACGGAGTCCAGGCTGTCTTCCTGATCTGGCCGTTCGTCGACACCGCCGCAACCGTTCAGCTCGCTCCGCGCGTGGCTCACGTGCTCGCCAGCGCCGGGTCACCCCGAGTGGTGTACGTGTCGGCCGCCTACGCCGACACCGACCCGGACTCGTTCTGGGCGGTGGTGGAGCGCGCCATCGCCGACAGCGGTCTGCCCTGGACGGTACTGCGCCCTACCGGAATCGCCACGAACACGCTGGGCTGGGCCGGCGCGATCCGCACCGAGGGTGTGGTCCGCTGGCCGTACGGCACCGCGGCCCGTTCGTTGATCCACCAGGACGACATCGCGGCGGTGGCGGTCGAGGCGCTGACCAGCGACCGGCACGACCGGCGGACCTACGTACTCACCGGACCGGAGACGGTCACCCAGGCTGAGCAGGTGCGGATCATCGGTACGGCGGTCGGCCGCGACGTGCGGTGGCAGGATGTCCCGGCTGAGGCCTTCCGTCCGATGCTGGTCGAGGCGTTCGGGAACCCCGCCTTCGCGGACGCGGCGTTGGCCAGCTGGGCGACGATGGTGGAAAAGCCGGAGCGGGTGACCGACGATGTCGCGACGGTCCTGGGACGGCCCGCGCGTACGTTCGCCCAGTGGGCCGCCGACCACGCCGCCGACTTCGCCTGA